Proteins from one Hyperolius riggenbachi isolate aHypRig1 chromosome 2, aHypRig1.pri, whole genome shotgun sequence genomic window:
- the TMBIM6 gene encoding bax inhibitor 1 gives MDFLDRNIDFKALLKFSQISPSTQQHLKQVYASFTFCLLVAAAGAYVNVVFQFMQSNFFSFAGSLGMMVWLMLTPHSRENEKKRLGILAGFAFFSGIGLGPALNLCLAVDPSIIPTAFLATAVIFTCFSLSALYAQRRSFLYLGGMLMSVLSLLLLSGLVNLFIGSTVLLKVHMYVGLLVMCGFVLFDTQLIIEKVENGDKDYVWHCVDLFLDFIAIFRKIMIILAMNEKDKKKERK, from the exons TTCTCCCAGCACACAGCAGCATTTGAAGCAGGTCTATGCCAGCTTTACCTTCTGCCTGCTGGTTGCTGCAGCTGGTGCCTATGTCAACGTGGTCTTCCAGTTCATGCAG AGCAACTTCTTTTCCTTCGCTGGATCCCTAGGCATGATGGTGTGGCTGATGCTTACCCCTCACAGTAGAGAGAATGAGAAGAAACGCCTGGGAATCTTGGCTGGATTTGCCTTCTTCTCTG GTATTGGTTTGGGTCCTGCTTTGAatctttgcttggctgtagatcCCAG caTAATTCCAACTGCTTTCCTGGCCACAGCGGTGATCTTTACTTGCTTCTCACTAAGTGCTTTGTATGCACAGAGACGCAGCTTCCTGTATTTGGGAG GTATGCTGATGTCTGTCCtgagtctcctcctcctctctggatTGGTGAATTTATTCATTGGGTCAACTGTGCTTTTAAAA GTCCATATGTACGTTGGTCTTCTGGTCATGTGTGGCTTTGTTTTATTCGACACTCAGCTTATCATTGAAAAAGTTGAAAATGGAGACAAGGATTATGTTTG GCACTGTGTAGACCTCTTTCTAGACTTCATTGCCATCTTCAGGAAAATCATGATCATCTTGGCTATGAATGAGAAG GATAAGAAGAAAGAGAGAAAGTAA